The following proteins come from a genomic window of Pseudomonas sp. Z8(2022):
- a CDS encoding DUF1272 domain-containing protein → MLELRPNCENCDCDLPAASPDALICSFECTFCRSCAESVLALRCPNCGGELVRRPIRPAEKLKRFPASSKRVHKA, encoded by the coding sequence ATGCTTGAACTGCGCCCCAATTGCGAGAACTGCGACTGCGATCTGCCGGCAGCCAGTCCTGACGCTCTGATCTGCTCCTTCGAATGCACCTTCTGCCGCTCCTGCGCCGAGTCGGTTCTGGCATTACGCTGCCCGAACTGTGGCGGTGAACTGGTAAGGCGGCCGATCCGTCCAGCGGAAAAACTCAAACGTTTTCCTGCCTCCAGCAAACGCGTGCACAAGGCCTGA
- a CDS encoding catalase family protein, which translates to MLKRFWIWLGRLLGKLLLTVTLVGLVGWGLGEAYYAWKFSGPVSTQEEIAPDEAALSRLIIEDAVRIVEQHRDNTRVLRDAHAKAHGCVRAEVQVLDTLDESLRHGVFSEPGHTWQAWMRLSNGNAYPQFDRARDARGMALKLLDVPGEKLMKNPAHAGEQDFVMFNHPAFFVRDVAEYRSNFAAQADGKKVQAFFPSWDPRTWEIRHMIIALKTLAPAPQSPVATTYNSIAPFKLGELNIKYRVIPAPQNCPPYELPEQNTDLPNFLRNALYQQLSLDRAPACFELQVQKQNAQYYMPIEDPTVVWSEKISPFESVARITVQPQDFDSHEQNLFCDNLSFNPWHALPEHRPIGGINRLRKSVYEAVSAYRHQRNAPPPAAPEPQVKDGQAEVELSQ; encoded by the coding sequence ATGTTGAAACGCTTCTGGATCTGGCTGGGTCGTCTGCTTGGCAAACTGCTGCTGACCGTCACGCTCGTCGGTCTGGTTGGCTGGGGACTGGGCGAAGCCTATTACGCCTGGAAATTCTCCGGCCCGGTTTCCACCCAGGAAGAGATCGCCCCGGATGAAGCCGCCCTGAGCCGGCTGATCATTGAAGATGCGGTGCGCATCGTCGAACAGCACCGTGACAATACCCGCGTACTGCGCGACGCCCATGCCAAGGCACACGGTTGCGTCAGAGCCGAGGTACAGGTGTTGGACACACTGGACGAATCCTTGCGCCACGGCGTATTCAGTGAGCCAGGGCATACCTGGCAAGCCTGGATGCGTCTGTCCAACGGCAATGCCTACCCGCAGTTCGACCGCGCCCGCGATGCCCGCGGCATGGCTCTGAAGCTGCTCGACGTGCCAGGTGAAAAACTCATGAAGAACCCGGCACATGCCGGGGAGCAGGATTTCGTGATGTTCAATCACCCGGCCTTTTTCGTGCGCGACGTGGCCGAGTATCGCAGCAACTTCGCCGCCCAGGCTGACGGCAAGAAGGTCCAGGCGTTCTTTCCCAGCTGGGACCCGCGAACCTGGGAAATACGCCACATGATCATCGCGCTCAAGACCCTGGCGCCTGCACCGCAAAGCCCGGTGGCTACGACCTACAACTCCATCGCTCCGTTCAAGCTCGGTGAGCTGAACATCAAGTACCGTGTGATACCGGCACCGCAGAATTGCCCACCCTATGAGTTGCCGGAACAGAACACCGATTTGCCCAATTTCCTGCGCAACGCGCTTTACCAGCAGCTGTCACTGGATCGCGCCCCCGCATGCTTCGAACTTCAGGTGCAAAAACAGAACGCGCAGTACTACATGCCCATCGAAGATCCGACAGTGGTATGGAGTGAAAAGATATCGCCCTTCGAAAGCGTCGCGCGCATAACCGTGCAACCTCAGGACTTCGATAGTCACGAACAAAACCTGTTCTGCGACAATTTGTCCTTCAACCCCTGGCATGCGTTGCCCGAACACCGCCCTATCGGTGGGATTAACCGTTTGCGCAAGTCGGTATATGAAGCGGTAAGTGCCTACCGACATCAGCGCAACGCTCCGCCCCCCGCTGCGCCTGAGCCGCAGGTAAAGGACGGGCAGGCAGAGGTGGAACTTTCACAGTAG
- a CDS encoding AAA family ATPase, giving the protein MKVLVLTGPESSGKSWLAGEIQAHFGGVVVGEYVRHFIDTQQRDTCYADIAEIARGQLAWEDTARAVRPSLLILDTHLLSNMLWSRCLFDDCPDWLENELLARHYDQHLLLDPAGVPWVEDGQRCQPQLSERQVFHRACRDWLLLHRQPFSELSGSWSERRQAALEQVAALLGSSDQHAGPGH; this is encoded by the coding sequence ATGAAAGTACTGGTACTGACCGGGCCGGAATCCAGCGGCAAGAGCTGGCTGGCGGGGGAAATACAGGCGCACTTCGGCGGCGTGGTGGTAGGCGAATACGTCCGCCACTTCATCGACACGCAGCAGCGGGATACCTGCTACGCCGATATTGCCGAAATCGCCCGCGGCCAACTGGCCTGGGAGGACACCGCTCGGGCTGTCAGACCTTCGCTACTGATTCTCGACACGCACCTGCTGAGCAACATGCTGTGGAGCCGGTGCCTGTTTGACGATTGCCCGGACTGGCTGGAGAACGAGCTGCTTGCACGTCACTATGACCAGCACCTGCTGCTCGATCCCGCTGGAGTGCCCTGGGTCGAGGATGGCCAGCGCTGCCAACCGCAGCTGAGTGAGCGCCAGGTGTTTCATCGCGCCTGCCGGGACTGGCTGCTGCTGCACCGCCAGCCGTTCAGCGAGTTGTCCGGCAGTTGGAGCGAACGGCGCCAGGCGGCGCTGGAGCAGGTGGCGGCGCTACTCGGATCATCTGATCAGCACGCTGGCCCAGGCCACTAA
- the nfuA gene encoding Fe-S biogenesis protein NfuA — protein sequence MSAITITQAAEDYLAELLSKQDTPGIGIRVFITQPGTPYAETCIAYCKPGEQKPEDTAVGLASFTAWIDAISEPFLEDAVVDYATDRMGGQLTIKAPNAKVPMVNEDSPLNERINYYLQTEINPGLASHGGQVSLVDVVDEGIAVLQFGGGCQGCGQADYTLKEGIEKTLLERIPELKGVRDVTDHSNRENAYY from the coding sequence ATGAGTGCCATCACCATTACCCAAGCTGCCGAAGACTATCTGGCTGAGCTGCTGAGCAAGCAGGACACCCCGGGTATCGGCATCCGCGTTTTCATCACCCAGCCGGGTACGCCCTATGCGGAAACCTGCATCGCCTACTGCAAGCCGGGTGAGCAGAAGCCTGAAGACACCGCCGTTGGGCTGGCCAGCTTCACGGCCTGGATCGACGCGATCAGCGAGCCTTTCCTCGAAGATGCCGTAGTCGACTACGCTACCGACCGCATGGGCGGCCAGCTGACCATCAAGGCGCCGAACGCCAAGGTGCCGATGGTCAACGAGGATAGTCCGCTGAACGAACGCATCAATTACTACCTGCAGACCGAGATCAATCCCGGTCTGGCCAGCCACGGCGGCCAGGTCAGCCTGGTCGACGTAGTCGATGAAGGCATCGCCGTGTTGCAGTTCGGTGGTGGTTGCCAGGGCTGTGGTCAGGCTGATTACACCCTCAAGGAAGGTATCGAGAAAACCCTGCTCGAACGTATTCCCGAACTCAAGGGTGTGCGTGACGTGACCGACCACAGCAATCGCGAAAACGCCTATTACTGA
- a CDS encoding undecaprenyl-diphosphate phosphatase: protein MDIWMAFQALILGTVEGLTEFLPISSTGHLIVVGDLLGFEGEKATAFKIIIQLGAILAVIWEFRAKVLGVVMGLPNDPKAQHFTFNLLLAFIPAVIFGLAFADLIEHWLFNPITVAMALIIGGGVMLWAEKRNHAIRAETVDEMNWKLALKVGFAQCLALIPGTSRSGATIIGGLVFGLSRKAATEFSFFLAMPTMVAATVYSLIKYRDILQMSDLPFFAVGFISTFIVAMITVRALLRFITNHSYAVFAWYRIAFGLLILATWQLHLIDWSTAQP, encoded by the coding sequence ATGGATATCTGGATGGCCTTTCAGGCCCTGATTCTGGGCACGGTGGAAGGCCTGACCGAGTTCTTGCCCATTTCCAGTACCGGGCATCTGATCGTGGTCGGTGACCTGCTGGGCTTCGAGGGGGAAAAGGCAACCGCATTCAAGATCATCATCCAGCTTGGCGCCATCCTGGCCGTCATCTGGGAATTTCGCGCGAAAGTGCTCGGCGTGGTAATGGGCTTGCCCAATGATCCGAAGGCCCAGCATTTCACCTTCAATCTGCTGCTGGCATTCATTCCGGCAGTCATCTTCGGTCTGGCCTTCGCCGATCTGATCGAACACTGGCTGTTCAATCCCATTACCGTTGCCATGGCACTGATCATCGGTGGTGGCGTCATGCTTTGGGCCGAGAAGCGTAATCATGCGATCAGGGCCGAAACGGTGGACGAGATGAACTGGAAGCTGGCGCTGAAGGTAGGCTTCGCCCAGTGTCTTGCGCTGATTCCCGGCACTTCGCGCTCGGGCGCCACCATTATCGGTGGCCTGGTATTCGGTCTGTCGCGCAAGGCCGCTACCGAGTTCTCCTTCTTCCTGGCCATGCCGACCATGGTGGCGGCCACGGTCTATTCGCTGATCAAGTACCGCGACATTCTGCAGATGAGCGATTTGCCGTTTTTCGCCGTCGGTTTCATCAGCACCTTCATCGTCGCGATGATCACCGTGCGTGCTTTGCTCAGATTCATCACCAATCACAGCTACGCAGTGTTCGCCTGGTACCGAATCGCTTTTGGTCTGCTGATTCTCGCCACCTGGCAATTGCACCTGATCGACTGGAGCACTGCGCAGCCGTGA
- a CDS encoding methyl-accepting chemotaxis protein, translated as MNSLRSLPISRRLWLILALAILTLILQGTYMLRQIHADLYLSKSEKTEHVVQSAAGILKYFHDLESAGTLSREDAQKQAMEAIRGLRYDGQEYFWINDQTPVMLMHPMNVKLEGQNLSGFKDPDGKALFNEMVAITRSKGAGQVDYRWPKPGASDPVPKISYVELFQPWGWIIGSGVYVDDVQEEFRAQAIKAMSIGLLIALLLTALVVLITRSIVQPLQAAVDAMANIASGEGDLTRNLDAHGRDELTSLAKHFNAFTEKLRHVIRQMLDSAGSLDQAARTLGDISSEAQRHSQQQAQQMELVATAVNEVTYGVQDVAKNAEHASSEMHSAEDQASQGQQNIEASLRQIDQLSGTIDKAVEVIQSLASESTQIGSVLEVIRSIAEQTNLLALNAAIEAARAGEQGRGFAVVADEVRLLAQRTQQSTAEIQSMIERLQGNSEAAVKVIHESSRASQLTVEQASQAGESLAQIAQSLRNLTGLNASIASATLEQSHVVEDINQNVTQTAVLAHNTAEAAEQSSAASQHLKQLADQLNRLLGQFRV; from the coding sequence ATGAATAGCTTACGCAGTCTTCCCATCAGCCGCCGCCTGTGGCTGATTCTGGCCCTGGCCATCCTGACGCTGATCCTGCAAGGCACCTACATGCTGCGCCAGATCCATGCCGACCTCTACCTCAGCAAATCGGAGAAGACCGAGCATGTGGTGCAGAGTGCGGCAGGTATCCTCAAATACTTCCATGATCTGGAAAGCGCCGGCACCCTGAGCCGCGAAGACGCGCAGAAACAGGCGATGGAAGCGATACGCGGCCTGCGCTACGACGGTCAGGAGTACTTCTGGATCAACGACCAGACCCCCGTCATGCTCATGCATCCGATGAACGTCAAGCTTGAGGGACAGAATCTCTCGGGGTTCAAGGACCCGGATGGCAAGGCGCTGTTCAACGAGATGGTCGCCATCACCCGCAGCAAGGGCGCCGGCCAGGTCGATTACCGCTGGCCGAAGCCGGGTGCCAGCGATCCCGTACCGAAGATTTCCTACGTCGAGCTGTTCCAGCCCTGGGGCTGGATCATCGGTTCCGGCGTCTATGTCGATGACGTGCAGGAGGAATTCAGGGCCCAGGCGATCAAAGCCATGAGCATCGGCCTGTTGATCGCCCTCCTCCTTACCGCACTGGTGGTGCTGATCACCCGCAGCATCGTGCAGCCGCTACAGGCCGCCGTGGACGCCATGGCCAACATCGCCAGCGGCGAAGGCGACCTGACCCGCAACCTGGACGCCCACGGCCGCGATGAACTCACCTCGCTGGCCAAGCATTTCAACGCCTTTACCGAGAAGTTGCGCCACGTCATCCGGCAGATGCTCGATTCGGCCGGCTCGCTGGATCAGGCCGCGCGGACACTCGGCGACATTTCCAGTGAAGCGCAACGCCACAGCCAGCAACAGGCGCAACAGATGGAATTGGTGGCTACCGCTGTCAATGAGGTGACCTACGGCGTCCAGGACGTGGCGAAGAACGCCGAGCACGCTTCCAGCGAAATGCATTCGGCTGAGGATCAGGCCAGTCAGGGCCAGCAGAATATCGAAGCAAGCCTGCGCCAGATCGACCAGCTCTCGGGCACCATCGACAAGGCCGTAGAGGTCATCCAGTCGCTGGCCAGCGAAAGCACGCAGATCGGCAGCGTGCTGGAAGTGATACGCTCCATCGCCGAGCAGACCAACCTGCTCGCACTCAACGCAGCCATCGAAGCGGCGCGCGCTGGCGAACAGGGCCGGGGGTTTGCCGTGGTTGCGGACGAGGTGCGGCTTCTGGCCCAGCGTACACAGCAGTCCACTGCCGAAATCCAGAGCATGATCGAGCGCCTGCAGGGCAACTCCGAGGCGGCCGTCAAAGTCATCCACGAAAGTAGCCGCGCCTCTCAACTGACCGTGGAGCAAGCCAGCCAGGCCGGCGAAAGCCTCGCCCAGATCGCCCAGTCGCTGCGTAACCTGACCGGGCTCAACGCGTCTATCGCCAGCGCCACCCTGGAACAGTCGCACGTGGTGGAAGACATCAATCAGAACGTTACGCAGACCGCAGTGCTGGCTCATAACACCGCCGAGGCTGCCGAACAGTCGAGCGCGGCCAGTCAGCATCTGAAACAGTTGGCCGACCAACTCAATCGTCTGCTCGGGCAGTTCCGCGTATGA
- a CDS encoding DUF3429 domain-containing protein gives MHPFDAAKPPKLAMLLGYAGLLPFVGGALGIWVIPLGWRPFVLDALLDFSAVILAFMGAIHWGLAMRAEETDEHAQLQLGLSVIPPLLGWAALAGGLPVSLSLPIFLFAFIGLYLADMHAVRVGLAPQWYPALRTPLTAAVCLSLLVAWASVLIR, from the coding sequence ATGCACCCGTTCGACGCCGCGAAGCCGCCGAAGCTGGCCATGTTGCTGGGGTACGCCGGGCTGTTGCCATTCGTCGGTGGCGCCCTGGGTATCTGGGTGATCCCCTTGGGCTGGCGACCTTTCGTGCTTGATGCACTGCTGGATTTCTCGGCCGTGATCCTGGCCTTCATGGGGGCCATTCACTGGGGCCTGGCGATGCGCGCGGAAGAGACCGACGAGCATGCCCAGTTGCAGCTGGGGCTTTCGGTGATTCCCCCGTTGCTGGGTTGGGCTGCGCTGGCCGGCGGGCTGCCCGTGAGCCTGTCGCTGCCGATCTTCCTGTTTGCCTTCATCGGCCTGTATCTGGCCGATATGCATGCAGTGCGCGTCGGGCTGGCGCCGCAATGGTACCCGGCGCTGCGCACGCCTCTGACGGCGGCGGTCTGTCTGAGCCTGTTAGTGGCCTGGGCCAGCGTGCTGATCAGATGA
- a CDS encoding cold shock and DUF1294 domain-containing protein, with product MIDTERKGRLKSWDDDKGFGFIQPQDGGAEVFAHISVMRGDRRPQLGDEVLFIQGRDPRGRPRAEHMRLAGALSLDRQAIRRESRRPEKAAPAARRPPARPAQKAVAQGSIRNFSSKAVIFALLCALPLLGALQLFGKGFWWLLPLYLLASLLSFAQYWLDKRSAQTGSRRTPENTLHLVELAGGWPGALIAQQTFRHKTRKASYQAIFWLIVAAHQAFWIDLLLLDGRYVAHYILSLTA from the coding sequence GTGATCGATACCGAGCGCAAGGGGCGCCTGAAAAGCTGGGATGACGACAAGGGCTTCGGTTTCATCCAGCCGCAGGACGGTGGAGCCGAGGTTTTTGCACATATCTCCGTGATGCGCGGTGATCGCCGGCCGCAACTCGGTGACGAGGTGCTGTTCATCCAAGGGCGTGATCCTCGCGGCCGGCCGCGCGCCGAGCATATGCGTCTGGCGGGCGCGCTGAGTCTCGATCGCCAGGCGATCCGGCGAGAATCAAGGCGTCCGGAAAAGGCTGCTCCGGCCGCACGAAGGCCTCCTGCCAGGCCTGCGCAAAAGGCAGTAGCGCAAGGATCCATCCGGAATTTCTCCAGCAAGGCCGTGATATTCGCGCTGCTGTGCGCATTGCCGTTGCTCGGTGCCTTGCAACTGTTCGGCAAGGGGTTCTGGTGGCTGTTGCCGCTTTATCTGCTGGCCAGTCTGCTGAGCTTTGCCCAGTACTGGCTGGACAAGCGCAGCGCCCAGACTGGAAGTCGTCGTACGCCCGAAAACACCTTGCACCTGGTAGAGCTGGCCGGGGGATGGCCAGGCGCGCTGATTGCCCAGCAGACCTTCCGCCACAAGACGCGCAAGGCGTCCTATCAGGCGATTTTCTGGCTGATCGTCGCGGCTCATCAGGCGTTCTGGATCGATCTGCTGCTACTCGACGGCAGGTATGTAGCGCACTACATCCTGTCACTGACGGCGTAG
- the pnuC gene encoding nicotinamide riboside transporter PnuC: MSWLELIAAGLGIIAVWLTVRQNPWCWPIGLVMVLLYAWLFYDWRLYSNLLLQLLFAALQLYGWWQWTRGGERHDGRKVSRLGFLSLAAGLLTGALGAWLLGYLMVTYTDASSPWLDSALTAFSLVAQLWMAQKRLQCWALWVIVDLCYVAFFLYSELLLTAALYAAFTALAVSGWLSWRRDSALQTAP, from the coding sequence ATGTCCTGGCTCGAACTCATTGCTGCCGGGCTCGGCATCATCGCGGTCTGGCTGACCGTCAGGCAGAATCCCTGGTGCTGGCCCATCGGGCTGGTCATGGTGCTGCTTTACGCCTGGCTGTTCTACGACTGGCGCCTGTACTCCAACCTGCTCCTGCAACTGCTGTTCGCCGCCCTGCAACTCTACGGCTGGTGGCAGTGGACCCGCGGCGGCGAACGTCACGACGGGCGCAAGGTCAGCAGACTGGGATTCCTTTCGCTTGCTGCCGGCCTGCTGACAGGGGCTCTCGGCGCCTGGCTGCTCGGCTACCTGATGGTCACCTATACCGACGCCAGCTCACCCTGGCTGGACTCGGCACTGACGGCCTTCAGTCTCGTCGCGCAATTGTGGATGGCGCAGAAACGCCTGCAATGCTGGGCACTGTGGGTAATCGTGGACCTCTGCTACGTAGCCTTCTTTCTGTATAGCGAGCTGTTGCTCACCGCCGCGCTCTACGCAGCCTTCACTGCCCTGGCTGTCAGCGGCTGGCTGAGCTGGCGCCGCGACTCTGCCTTGCAGACTGCACCATGA
- a CDS encoding di-heme-cytochrome C peroxidase, whose protein sequence is MRLLRRTLKLVILLALIVLAVALYYVANPNLPTYQQPRELHYLQQWSDEQRQTYYYTPQGTTVKGLRYDWFSALEMPFGTEKFARLDHLARFGFLTDPQQQPSALNPGNLPVGFTRHQDSESGEHFLDISCAACHTGELRYKGQAVRIDGGAALHSLASTVPTLRGGGFGQALGMSMAFTYYNPLKFRRFAQEVLGDRYPQGRDQLREEFKQVLDRLLATAFNDWHRGLYPTEEGFGRTDAFGRIANTVFGDALDAVNYRVANAPVSYPHLWDIWKFDWVQWNGSAMQPMARNVGEALGVGASLHLLDEHGQGVAEADRYASGVRLHDLYTLEETLKQLQPPKWPQAIFGKVDLPQASRGKALYLENCAYCHAADPKPHNERLAPSRDPEWRMRVVPLTIVGTDPTTANNIADHRFDISRLGWTKAELSKLDVKLFGANLDDIDFKNISSAKALAYITAYVENRAYQDAGIGPRQREKMDGYGLPIGVQEKRGYKARPLDGIWATPPFLHNGSVPNLFELLSPVYERQPQFWVGNFEYDPVRVGYRSEQFAGGFLFDTRITGNGNGGHEFRDGCRQEGVIGRALSPDERLALIEYLKVLGNAELESQLSDVPVRPWTPGPSCEG, encoded by the coding sequence ATGCGTCTGCTCCGTCGTACCCTGAAGCTCGTCATTCTGTTGGCGCTGATAGTCCTGGCAGTGGCCCTGTATTACGTGGCCAACCCCAACTTGCCGACCTACCAGCAGCCCAGAGAGTTGCATTATTTGCAGCAATGGAGCGACGAGCAGCGCCAGACCTATTACTACACACCGCAAGGCACCACGGTTAAGGGACTGCGCTACGACTGGTTCAGCGCCCTGGAGATGCCATTCGGGACTGAAAAGTTCGCTCGTCTCGATCACCTCGCCCGCTTCGGTTTTCTCACCGATCCTCAGCAGCAGCCGAGCGCACTCAATCCGGGCAACCTGCCCGTGGGTTTTACCCGCCATCAGGACAGCGAGAGCGGAGAGCACTTTCTCGATATCAGTTGCGCCGCCTGTCACACCGGCGAACTGCGCTACAAGGGCCAGGCCGTGCGTATCGACGGTGGCGCCGCCCTGCACTCGCTGGCATCCACCGTTCCCACTCTGCGCGGCGGAGGCTTCGGTCAGGCGCTGGGCATGAGCATGGCCTTCACTTACTACAACCCGCTGAAATTCCGTCGTTTCGCTCAGGAAGTTCTGGGGGACCGGTATCCGCAGGGCCGTGACCAGCTACGTGAAGAGTTCAAGCAGGTACTCGACCGCCTGCTGGCGACGGCATTCAACGACTGGCATCGCGGTCTTTACCCGACCGAAGAAGGGTTTGGCCGTACCGATGCATTCGGGCGGATCGCCAACACCGTATTCGGCGACGCGCTGGACGCCGTCAATTACCGAGTCGCCAATGCCCCGGTGAGCTATCCACATCTCTGGGATATCTGGAAATTCGACTGGGTACAGTGGAATGGTTCGGCCATGCAGCCAATGGCGCGCAATGTCGGCGAGGCTCTTGGCGTAGGCGCCAGCCTGCACCTGCTTGATGAACACGGCCAAGGCGTGGCCGAAGCCGACCGTTACGCCTCAGGCGTGCGCCTGCACGACCTGTATACCCTCGAAGAAACCCTTAAGCAGCTGCAGCCACCCAAATGGCCGCAAGCCATATTCGGCAAGGTGGACCTGCCCCAAGCCAGCCGCGGCAAGGCACTCTATCTTGAAAATTGCGCCTACTGCCACGCGGCCGATCCCAAGCCGCACAACGAGCGCCTGGCACCATCACGCGATCCCGAGTGGCGCATGCGCGTGGTGCCGCTCACCATCGTCGGCACCGATCCGACCACGGCCAACAACATCGCCGACCATCGTTTCGACATCAGCCGGCTGGGCTGGACCAAGGCCGAGCTGTCGAAGCTGGATGTGAAGCTATTCGGCGCCAATCTTGATGACATCGACTTCAAGAACATCTCCAGTGCCAAGGCCCTGGCCTACATCACCGCCTATGTGGAAAACCGCGCCTATCAGGACGCCGGCATAGGACCACGTCAGCGCGAGAAAATGGACGGTTACGGCCTGCCCATCGGCGTACAGGAGAAACGCGGCTACAAGGCGCGCCCGCTCGACGGTATCTGGGCCACGCCACCTTTTCTGCACAACGGCTCGGTACCCAATCTGTTCGAACTGCTCTCCCCTGTTTATGAACGGCAGCCTCAGTTCTGGGTCGGCAACTTTGAATACGATCCGGTACGGGTGGGCTATCGCAGCGAGCAGTTCGCCGGCGGCTTCCTGTTCGACACCCGCATCACCGGCAATGGCAACGGTGGCCACGAGTTCCGCGATGGCTGCCGTCAGGAAGGTGTGATCGGCCGGGCCCTGTCACCAGACGAGCGCCTGGCACTGATCGAATACCTCAAGGTGCTCGGCAATGCCGAACTGGAAAGCCAGCTCAGTGATGTGCCGGTACGCCCCTGGACGCCGGGCCCGAGCTGCGAAGGCTGA
- a CDS encoding sigma-54-dependent transcriptional regulator — protein MEAVSVLSRHLLVLEPFAVCEWLTESLQAAGWTLQPCTPETVHEHFGDALLLHLDQQPGHIRNDLRHAGLACVALVSTQLAKSNDIEELLADWLFAALPLPVDMASLLETLQQAQACTRLLRLNSGRQPLHFLGNSGPARSLRKQVDHLSRIEAPLLISGERGSGKHMLARLLHQRSSRQTQPMRFMDCAAHFDDATMAASNATTVLLDNAAELSDAAQQRLLTYLLAHPRAALVTLDRGELTQAVQQGHFSRALHHLLATQQLHTPNLREHPGDLLLLAEHFAKQHGALIGRHHRRFSEDAINAMIGHAWPGNVRELHHRVVRALVRAQERQILATDLELQPIALDRDAPVTLEEYILRAERQALNDVLARYTHNMSQAARSLGISRPTFYRLLHKHRLR, from the coding sequence ATGGAGGCGGTATCCGTCCTATCACGGCATCTGCTGGTGCTAGAACCTTTCGCAGTATGTGAGTGGCTGACCGAGTCGCTGCAGGCTGCGGGTTGGACCTTGCAGCCATGTACGCCAGAAACGGTCCATGAGCACTTTGGCGATGCGCTTTTGCTTCACCTCGATCAACAACCTGGCCATATTCGCAACGACCTGCGTCATGCAGGCCTGGCGTGCGTGGCATTGGTGAGTACTCAGCTCGCGAAGTCGAACGATATAGAGGAGCTGCTCGCTGATTGGCTCTTCGCGGCGCTGCCATTACCGGTGGACATGGCAAGCCTGCTGGAAACCTTGCAGCAGGCGCAGGCCTGCACGCGCCTGCTCAGGTTGAATAGCGGGCGGCAGCCGCTGCATTTTCTGGGCAACAGTGGCCCGGCGCGAAGTCTGCGCAAGCAGGTGGATCATCTGAGCCGGATCGAAGCCCCATTGCTCATCAGCGGCGAGCGGGGCAGCGGCAAGCATATGCTGGCTCGCTTGCTGCACCAGCGTTCATCGCGCCAGACACAGCCCATGCGCTTCATGGATTGTGCCGCGCACTTCGACGACGCGACGATGGCCGCTTCGAATGCCACCACTGTTCTGCTGGATAATGCCGCAGAGCTGTCCGATGCAGCCCAGCAGCGCCTGCTGACATACCTGTTGGCTCATCCCCGAGCCGCGCTAGTGACTCTGGATCGAGGGGAACTGACGCAGGCGGTGCAGCAGGGACATTTCAGTCGGGCTCTGCATCATCTGCTGGCAACGCAACAACTGCACACGCCGAACCTGCGCGAGCATCCCGGCGATCTGTTGCTGCTGGCCGAGCATTTCGCCAAACAGCACGGCGCACTGATCGGCCGGCACCACCGGCGTTTCAGCGAGGACGCGATCAACGCCATGATCGGTCATGCGTGGCCGGGCAATGTGCGCGAACTGCACCATCGCGTGGTCCGGGCGCTGGTACGAGCACAGGAGCGACAGATTCTGGCGACCGATCTGGAACTGCAGCCGATTGCGCTCGATAGGGACGCGCCGGTGACGCTTGAGGAGTACATCCTGCGAGCCGAGCGCCAGGCGCTGAACGACGTGCTCGCGCGCTACACCCACAACATGAGCCAGGCGGCGCGCTCGCTCGGGATTTCCCGGCCAACCTTCTATCGCCTGTTGCACAAGCATCGCTTGCGCTGA
- a CDS encoding MmcQ/YjbR family DNA-binding protein — MTTDQISAFCLALPGAREDIKWGSNRVFSVAGNKMFAILHFVGEDLAFKVDDDLFLGYVDRPGIRPAPYLARAHWISMSSRQLPLGDDELRQLLTRSHQLVVRRLPKRLQPGLLL, encoded by the coding sequence ATGACAACGGATCAGATCAGCGCCTTTTGTCTCGCCTTGCCTGGCGCTCGCGAAGACATCAAATGGGGGAGCAATCGGGTGTTTTCGGTGGCAGGCAACAAGATGTTCGCCATTCTCCACTTCGTCGGCGAGGATCTGGCCTTCAAGGTCGATGACGACCTGTTCCTCGGCTATGTCGACCGCCCGGGCATTCGCCCTGCACCCTATCTGGCCCGCGCACACTGGATCAGCATGAGCAGCCGACAACTGCCTCTGGGCGACGACGAACTGCGCCAGTTGCTGACTCGCTCGCATCAGCTGGTAGTGCGCAGGCTGCCGAAACGCCTGCAGCCGGGGCTGCTGCTATAG